A window from Citrus sinensis cultivar Valencia sweet orange chromosome 5, DVS_A1.0, whole genome shotgun sequence encodes these proteins:
- the LOC102627529 gene encoding putative disease resistance protein RGA3 produces the protein MVDAILSPILEQLTSMAVEEAKEQVRLVTGVGKEVKKLTSSLRVIEAVLHDAEKRQVKEETVRLWLDQLRDACYDMEDVLGEWNTARLKLQIDGVDDHENDALVPKKKVCSFFPTASCFACKPLVLRRDIALKIKEINETLDDIAKQKDMFGFVVNVTNERADQRVPSISSIDESEIFGREKEKNELVDRLLCEGSKEQKGPCIISLVGMGGIGKTTLAQFAYNNGDVERNFEKRTWVCVSEPFDEFRIARAIIESLTPGSAKDLVEFQSLMQHIEECVAGKKFLLVLDDVWNEDYYKWEPFYKCLKNSLHESKILITTRKETVARIMGSTHVISVNVLSEMECWSVFQSLAISGKTIGKRENLEKIGREIVKKCKGLPLAAKTIASLLRSKNTEKEWQNILENEIWELEAIEKGLLAPLLLSYNELPSKVKRCFSYCAVFPKDYGIRKHKLIELWMAQGYLSEKGAKEMEDIGEEYFNILASRSFFQDFNKYDDGEIYKCKMHDIVHDFAQYLCSNECLAVEIHSGEELAISSFVEKKILHLLLTLRRGASVPISIWGNVTGLRGLRSLLVKSDEYSWSSEVLPQLFEKLTCLRALELQVRESWPRNNLIKEIPTNIEKLLHLKYLNLKGQKKIEKLPETLCELYNLERLNVDDCQNLRELPRGIGKLRKLMYLHNEDTGCLRYLPAGIGELIRLRRVREFVVGGGYDRACSLGSLQKLNFLQQCGIRGLGGVSDAGEAARAELEKKKYLVELGLHFDHLRDGDEDQAGRRENEEDEDERLLEALGPPPNLKKLVIDEYRGRRNVVPKNWITSLTNLRVLYLSWWRNCEHLPPLGKLPSLESLHIEGMKSVKRVGNEFLGVESDTDGSSVIAFPKLKQLAFSLMKELEELDFETAIKGEIIIMPRLSSLEIWSCRKLKALPDHLLQKTALQALKIWGGCHILEECYREETGEDWPKIRHIPDIEIE, from the coding sequence atGGTTGATGCGATCCTTTCCCCTATCTTGGAGCAGCTGACTTCAATGGCTGTTGAAGAGGCGAAGGAACAAGTGAGGCTAGTAACGGGTGTCGGAAAGGAAGTGAAGAAGCTGACCAGCAGTCTCCGCGTCATTGAAGCTGTGCTCCATGATGCAGAGAAAAGGCAAGTGAAGGAGGAAACTGTCAGACTCTGGCTCGATCAACTCAGAGACGCATGTTACGACATGGAAGACGTGTTGGGTGAGTGGAACACTGCAAGGCTCAAACTGCAAATCGACGGAGTGGATGATCACGAGAATGATGCTCTCGTTCCTAAGAAGAAGGTATGTTCCTTCTTTCCTACTGCATCTTGCTTTGCCTGCAAACCACTTGTCTTACGTCGTGACATTGCTctgaagataaaagaaatcaacgAAACTCTTGATGATATTGCCAAACAGAAAGACATGTTTGGTTTTGTTGTGAATGTTACTAATGAGAGAGCGGATCAACGAGTGCCAAGTATCTCCTCAATTGATGAGTCCGAGATATTTggtagagaaaaagagaagaacgAACTCGTTGATAGGTTGTTATGTGAGGGTAGTAAAGAACAGAAAGGCCCCTGTATCATCTCACTTGTTGGGATGGGGGGAATAGGCAAAACTACTCTTGCTCAATTTGCCTACAACAACGGTGATgttgaaagaaattttgagaaaagaaCATGGGTCTGTGTGTCAGAGCCATTTGATGAGTTCAGGATTGCCAGAGCAATCATTGAGTCTCTAACGCCGGGTTCTGCCAAAGACCTTGTAGAGTTTCAATCTCTCATGCAACATATTGAAGAATGTGTTGCCGGGaagaaatttcttcttgtcttAGACGACGTGTGGAATGAAGATTACTATAAGTGGGAACCATTCTACAAATGTTTAAAGAATAGTCTCcatgaaagtaaaattttaattaccaCACGTAAAGAAACAGTTGCCCGTATTATGGGATCAACTCATGTTATCTCTGTCAATGTATTGTCTGAAATGGAATGCTGGTCGGTGTTTCAGTCGTTGGCAATTTCTGGTAAGACCATAGGAAAAcgtgaaaatttagaaaaaattggtAGAGAAATTGTAAAAAAGTGCAAGGGCTTACCTTTAGCTGCAAAGACAATTGCTAGTCTCTTGCGATCTAAAAACACTGAAAAAGAATGGCAAAATATCTTAGAGAATGAGATATGGGAACTAGAAGCAATTGAGAAAGGCCTTTTAGCCCCTCTATTGTTGAGTTACAATGAATTACCCTCCAAGGTAAAGCGTTGTTTCTCATATTGTGCCGTCTTTCCGAAAGACTATGGAATACGGAAGCATAAGTTAATTGAACTATGGATGGCACAAGGTTATCTTAGTGAGAAAGGAGCCAAAGAGATGGAGGATATTGGTGAAGAGTATTTCAACATCTTAGCTAGCCGTTCATTCTTTCaggattttaacaaatatgaTGATGGTGAAATCTATAAGTGCAAAATGCATGATATAGTGCACGACTTTGCCCAATATTTATGTAGTAATGAATGTTTAGCAGTAGAAATTCATAGTGGTGAAGAGTTAGCTATTAGCTCTTTCGTGGAGAAAAAAATCCTTCATTTACTGTTAACTCTACGTAGGGGGGCTTCGGTTCCGATTTCCATTTGGGGTAATGTTACAGGATTGCGAGGATTGCGGAGCCTCTTAGTtaaaagtgatgaatattcatgGTCTAGTGAAGTTCTAcctcaattatttgaaaaattaacttGTTTAAGGGCATTAGAATTACAGGTGCGTGAATCGTGGCCGCGTAACAATTTAATCAAGGAAATTCCaacaaatatagaaaaattgttACATTTGAAATACCTTAATTTGAAAGGTCAAAAGAAGATAGAAAAATTACCCGAGACGTTGTGTGAGTTATATAATTTAGAACGTTTAAACGTTGATGATTGTCAAAATCTTAGAGAATTACCTCGAGGGATTGGGAAGTTAAGAAAGCTGATGTATTTACACAATGAAGACACTGGTTGTTTAAGATACTTGCCGGCAGGGATTGGGGAATTAATCAGGCTTCGGAGGGTGAGAGAGTTTGTTGTGGGCGGCGGGTATGACAGAGCATGTAGCCTTGGGTCTCTTCAAAAGCTTAACTTCCTTCAACAATGTGGTATACGTGGGCTGGGTGGTGTGTCAGATGCGGGTGAGGCTGCGAGGGctgaacttgagaaaaagaaatatctcGTTGAGTTGGGACTTCATTTTGATCATTTAAGAGATGGGGATGAAGATCAAGCTGGGAGGAGGGAGAATGAGGAGGATGAAGATGAACGGcttcttgaagccttgggaccGCCtcctaatttaaagaaattagtGATAGATGAATACAGAGGCAGGAGGAATGTTGTCCCCAAAAATTGGATCACGTCATTAACCAATTTAAGGGTCTTATATCTCAGCTGGTGGAGAAATTGTGAGCATTTGCCTCCTTTGGGAAAATTGCCATCCCTTGAATCTCTTCATATTGAAGGAATGAAAAGTGTGAAAAGAGTGGGTAATGAATTTCTGGGAGTAGAAAGTGATACGGATGGCTCCTCAGTTATTGCCTTTCCCAAATTGAAACAGCTCGCATTTAGTCTTATGAAAGAACTGGAAGAGTTGGATTTCGAGACTGCAATAAAGGGAGAAATCATAATCATGCCACGTCTTTCCTCCTTGGAAATTTGGAGTTGCCGTAAATTAAAAGCACTGCCCGATCACCTTCTTCAGAAGACAGCACTGCAGGCATTGAAGATTTGGGGGGGATGTCATATTTTAGAAGAATGTTACAGAGAGGAGACAGGAGAGGACTGGCCTAAGATACGCCACATTCCCGACATCGAGATTGAGTGA